AAGTGTTTTTgcgtcatacccatggtatattgtctaatcagcatccaggacccaaactacccaGTTCATAATGACATACAACATGACAACTGTGGCCCAAAAGTGCTGCTGAGGCCATTTTACTGAGTAGTCTAGCAACTATTTTCCTTTTAAATTGTAAAGGCCTCCGGATAGTGCTGTGAGATGGGAAATTGTTGGGTCGGAATGGGAGATTAGCTGTTATATAGTTCACTGAACTGTTTGTTGTGCAGCTGACTGGTGGATGAGTGATGCACAGTGTCTATCCCAGGACCTCGTGGAGACTCGTGTTACATGTCATCCTTCAACATCTCCTGTTTACAGTAACCAACTGTGTTGTGTTCCCCTCTAGACCTTTGTGAATGACCTGAGGATCCCAGACCAGATTTACATTACCCTCAAGCTATCTGATGTCATTCGCTTCGGATATGATATCCTTTTTTTCTCACTCACGTCATCAATGCATARTTCTTGTGCCATATATCCGTAATCAACATTTGCTTTGGAATTTGATTGAAGTGCTTGTCTGTGATGTGATTGGCTATTGCCTTAACCTAGTATTTACATTCTCATGTGTACGTCCTGGAGAAGAGCCAACACAAAGTCCCAGAGGAGGCACTCAAGGTCAGCTTTCTATGCTAATGCAAACCTCAACTGTATTAAACAATAAACCCTAACCTGGACTAGCTTTTCAGACAGTACTGGTCTACCATCACATCATTTAGCTGGAGCTCTCTTAGGCAACTTTAGTGTGTTGTTTTTTGAGTTGTGTTGCGCCTCctgctgtttcagcatgagaaGTACACCAGCCAGCTGCAGATGGGTCTGAGAGCCTCAGAGGGGAAGAGGGCTGAGCACCTGGATGACAAGTCCAAGCTAGAGAAGACGGACAGGAAATCTCTGTCTCAAGGTAAGCGTTAGCGAAGGCTTCAAACCTGTTTAAATGCTCTTCCACCGTATATTTCCACGGAATGTGCTTTTTTTCTTATCATAAAACAAAGCTCATTAGTAGGAGGTCTAGATACATGTAGTGCTCATATTGATAGACCTGTTTGGATAACTACATGATGTGATAGAGGCTTTGAGCTCATGAACTCTGGGAATCGGGACATAGTGGGTTGCTCTCTTTTCATTTATCTCACTGATTAATCCTTAAGATTGCATCAATCTAATGAATATAATATTTGAtttaatacaaaaatccccatcgaaatccgtcagtttaagctagagagatCTGTTTTTGGGCTGcttctcaatccactgcatcctccGATGTCGCCcctccgcatctgcggtggaggGACAtggtgtgtttttgtatttttggggGATGATACTAACACAGCTGTTTTAACTTGGTTGAATGATCCTGGATTATTCTGATTTATAAACTGTGACTCAGTAATACCTGGAATGGTATGGTGTGTGAGGATGATGAGTATTTGAACTTTGCTCTGCTCctcaataataaataaatgtcccTCGACCATGATGTCAGCATCAGCTCATCCTATTTCAGTCAGAACATGCTCCCCCTCTttgtcacccctctctctccctcggcgGCGGCTGCATgcggtctccatggtgatggctACCGCACCCATAGTCACAGTTCAGCTCAGCAACGATGGCCTGCTTGATTTCTTTTGCTCTGTGTAATTCACACTGGCATCCCACACTGTCAATTGCTCTGCCAGAGAGTAATCCTTACGCCATAAATAGGTCACGATCAACTATCTATCGACTAAAGGCAGCTTTATAGGCTGCCTGTGTTGTGACCTCTCCGGCTGATGAGTCCCTGATACTTTTTGCTTGCCCTGCGAGGCTGTGACGGCATAAGTATAATCCAGTGGATAACAACTGAATCCTCACTCAAATCAACACAGAATTATTCTCCTCGTTTACTGTAGCCTCTGCAGTAAAAACATTGCCTCGAGATCAACTGGATGTGTTGGACACATTGGATGAAATACTATGTCATAAATAACAagctttatgtgtgtgtgatttgatGTATTCTAGTGGGGTAGAGACAAACCTTGAATATTCTTTCTCTAAACTCCCAGTGGACCAAtagtagataataataataatagtagaccAATAGTAGATAATAACTGCTGCAGAGAAATGAGTCCTctctcgtgtgtgttgtgtgttcagagACTCCAACCTCCCGGCCCACTCCATTGTATGGCCAGCCCTCATGGTGGGGGGAGGAGGATGCGGCCAGCAAAAGACAACACAGTGAGGGACACCGGTCAGAGGAGGGTCACCCAGGTCAGTGAATCTTCGATTCACACCATTTTCATTTAGGAAatataatgtaaaaatgtttgtTTCCTTTTTTAATGAATAGAAATAAACAAAGAATGGTTTATGCTTGTCTTTTAATTTGCTTGTGTAGCCTCATTGGTGCTTTCATACCTATCCATTTGCAGAGATTCCAAAAGAAGGTTCAGCGTTAGATTCAGAGGTGAATGGCTCCCTGTTAGAGTACAGGGACGCTCAGGGCAAGTCCAGCTTCTCCTACCATCGGGAGCCCAGCTACTTTGAGATCCCTACCAAGGAGTTTCAGCTGCATCCCAAGTCCCCGGGGGCAGAGCTCCACGAGATCCCCACCAAGGACACGGACACGCCCCATGCCCCTCCCACCCCCACCTCGCCCACTCCCCCCGTGGTGCAGAGCCACGCCTCCTTCACCATAGAGTTTGACGACTGCACCCCAGGCAAGATCAAGATCAAGGACCATGTCACCAAGTTCTCCTCGCGCCAGAGGAAACAGCAGCAGGTATCTGGCAAAACTCTGGCCACCACGCCCACTGAGGTGATGTCAGCCGAGTGCAAGGTAGCAGATTGGTTGGTGCACAGTGATGTCAGAATGATGAGAAGGCGTCCCACGTGTGAGGATGTTTACAGTGTCAAGAGTGACCAGGCTGTAAACATCAAGAGCCTCAAAGGTAAGAGAGTGGTACTTTAAAAAAGAAACGTTCATAGAATTCAGTAAGGTGTTGGGAGGTTTGGGAAGGGGCtgcgtgtgtgttttctgtcccTCATTTGTGGTTTGAATTGATCTGTTTCTAGGACACCACCATGACGATGGGACCCAGAGTGATTCTGAGGACCCGGTTTTAGGGAAAGGGAAGCGACGCAAGTCACACCACCGGATCCAGTCGCAACATTCGATCCAGTCTGAGCTTTCCCAGTCAGAGCTGTTAGAACCATCACAACAGACTGTGCGGTCATACCAATTAGTTCAGTCACAGCAGACAGTCCAGTCGCACCATTCAATTCAGTCTGACCAGTCAGTGCCGTCACAACAGACAGTGCTGTCAGTCCAACCACACCAGACAGTCCAGTCAGATCCATCACAAATGTTACTCCAGCCTCACTTTTCTCCGCCCAAACTGACCCCAGTCTCTCCTGTGGTCCCTGAGAGGTCTCTGTCTGAAAGCCCGCCTGAGGTTGGCTCCCCCACCATGGGCCGCTCTAAGCCCGACCCCCAGGAGCCACTCAGCCAGCAAGCATTCATCATAGAGTTCTTCGACAACCCGCGCAAAAAACGCTCCCAGTCCTTCACGGCCAACCCCGCCCACGCAGACTCTTACTCCACCCTCAAGGCCAAGCTGGAGCGGCGGAAGGGCGGGGAGAGGCCAAACTCCATGCACGGACACATGCCTCCCACCCAGCAGGTGACTGTTCCTCTGAAGGGCCATGGCGGGCCCCTGAGGTCGAGCTCCCTgaagagggagaagacagaggagccCCTGAGTGGAGGTagtgcctcctcttcctccggtTCTGGGCCTTCCTCTCGCACCTCCTCTGGCATCACCATCAAGCCGTTTGGCAGTGTGGGGAAGAAGTCCAAGCTGGCCCAGGAGTTTGCAGCAGAATTCCTGATGAAGGATGCAGCCCACAGAGCATTGTCCCCCACCAGAGATAAGACGTCTCCTCCCATGTCCGCTCCCCCGGTGATGATGATGTCACCCTCTCGCACCCGCATTCCGTCTCCCTTAGACCCCCCTTCCTCTGTTTCCTATCCCTCCACCCCCTTGCAAACCACTGCACCACGTTCCTACTCTCCAACTCCTGCCCCTCATTCCCCAGCCCTAGCCCTCTCCCAGCCCCCGTCTCGCAGCCCTGTCCAGACTGCCTCCCCAGTTCGCTCAGCCGTCCCCTCCACGACCCCTCTAATGCCGCTGGGTCTGGGGGTGGTGAGGAACGAAGAAGAGGACAGTCTGAGTGATGCCGGCACGTACACCATCGAAACAGAGTCCCAGGACAAAGAGGTGGAGGAGGCACGCAACATGATCGACCAGGTGAGATTGTAGCAGCCGGAGGTTCACCTTAAACATTCTCAATTTTTTAAGTCTGTCACCACCATGACTTCTTTGGTGGGATGGTGGACCTTTTCACATGCTGCGTGTAATTATTGTACTGTATCGTCTCCACTGTTTGGATTCTGATGTTAAATGCTACAATTCTAACAAGTGGTATAGTTCTAGAATAAATAATCAAATACCTGAATAGGAATACCTTGAGGGACGCATGCTGAGAACTTCCTCTCCTTACCCAGTACCCCCTTCCACCCCATCTGTCCTTCTTCCCCTTGCAAAGTCCCATTGTCCCAttgtcccttctcttctcctaccTACCTCATGCATGCTCTGTCCCTCCCTGACAGGTGTTTGGTGTCCTCGACTCACCGGAGTACAGTGGTGCCGGAGTGTATAGACCCATCATTAATGATGGCAAGGACGAGCCGGCAATGCTCCGGCCTAGTGACGCTAGCACTGTGGATCAAATGAAAGCAGTGTCTATGCATGGCTTTAACCCAGCCGCTCTCAGTGGGGCCCCTTCAGGCCCCTTCCAGGTAACCTCACCGTCCTACGCTACTGGAGAAATTAGGGACTTAATAAGTTTATTATTTGTCCTTCCTTTACTCCCTTTGGCTTCTACAGTGCCTCTCCTTACAATGTAAGGATTGTTCTTGGAAGGAGATTATAATGGTGGGTATCCTTCGACGTTGTGCTCTGTATCGCTGCATCTAACCCCTCATAGTTTCCTACACTGTTTCAGGTGCCGTCTTCTAACACTGCAGCACAGGAGGAGGGGCCTAAGTGGGTTTCTCGCTGGGCCAGTCTGGCAGACAGCTGTGCAGAACCAAGCTGTAGTCCACCTCAAGGGgaatttgcagagggaggtgagtCGTCTGCACCCACAACTTATGTGAGCAAACTTTGGGGAAAAAGGCTGAATTAAAATATGTTTATCTTTCCTAGATTTACGATTGATGAGTCGGTTGATGCCTAGCCACAGCATGGATAACTCTGAGTCAGAGGCGAGCCAGAGTTGTAGGATCAGGAGGCTGCTTCCCCAGGTTCCTCCTGGAGACAGAGACAAGCCAGAAAGCCCCACCCCCAGCATCTTGATCCGCCACGAACCCCCCTACCCAGGCCCCGAAACCCCCCTGGAGAGGAGTAGTGGTACGCCCCGGCATCAGGACTCCACCCAGAGGCTGTGCGTCCAGGACGATGTAGACCCAGACAGCCTGAGTGATGCCAGCCGCTCTGACGATGGCTCTGTACTGGAGAGGACCAGGAAGAGCCAGGAGAGGACGAGTGGCGCTACCTCGCCCGGGGACACTGGACCTCACTATAGGGGTCAAGATAAGCTGTCTCCGTCTCAACCTACCAAGTCCACCTCTTTTTACATTGGTTCTGAGGAATGCAGCTTAGTCAAGCCGGACCTGGCCCGAAGCCCTTTTCTGTCTCAGGGGCCTGAGAGGGGGCGAGACATCCCTGCCAAAACCTCCCCCACCACCGTCTTCATCAGGCACCTGAGCAGCCACGAGCCCCGGAGGTTGGGCATCAAGCCAAACAACTCAGCCCCCAACCTCCACTCCCAGCAGGACAAGGAGTCTAAAGACCCCAGTAAAGACTCTCTAGGGACTTCCTCGTTCGTCAGGCAGGAGAGCTTCACCAAGGAGCAACCCAGTGACGACATCCAGATTAAGAGGCTCCCCCACATCTCCAGTCACCCCACCCTGAGGGAcatggagcagaggagagagactgcaAAGGACCCACAGCCCTTCCTCCGGGATGCAGCAgacgcctctctctcctccctggagGTCAAGTTACCCTCCTCAGGCTCCGGACACAGTTCTAAGAGAGGAGGTTCCTCCAGTCACATGGACGACTCTCTGTCTGGGGAATCCGATGTGGATACAGCCAGCACCGTCAGCCTGGTCAGCAACAAGAACACCCCCGTCACCACAGGCCCCAAGAAGAGGACGGCCGCCAGGTCCTCCTCCAGTCCGTCTGTCCAGGAGAAGGGCCACCGCCAGCCCACAGCCCGCGAGCGCCTGTCAGAGAAACGCCGCAGCCACGCAGCTGCTGGTGATAACTCCAGCAGCAAGGCCGAGCAGGCCAAGCGCTTCCAGATGCGGCGCAGCACGGGGAACTGCGGTTCCCTGGACCTATCAGAGGACCAGCAGAGTTCTGGCCAGCACTGGCCTGACACGGCCTCTGACCATGAGACCAGCTCCCGGCCCGCCAGCCGCAACAAGAAGCTCATAGCTCCCCTACAGAAAGAGGACAATGGGAAGACCCCCAAGAGTGCAGCACAGCAGGCGCTGATCCGCTCCAACAGCCTGTCAGCACCACGGCCCACCAGAGCATCCATGCTGCGCAGGGCACGCCTGGAAGAGACCTCTGACAATGATGGTACAGAGACTGACCGGGGATCCCAGAACTCAGACCACATCGGTGCTCCCTCCAAGGTGTCTGCTGACGGGAAGAAGCTCCTCTCCAGACTGGACATCTTGGCCATGCCCAGGAAGCGAGCAGGCTCCTTCACTACGCCTAGTGACAACGAgtcctccatcaccaccccttCAACCCGGCCTGGCTTCTCCAACCGGAGTGCAGAATCAACTGGGCCGGTCAGGAAGACATCAGTGGGTGAAGCAGGGGCAAAGCAGGGGGTCACAAGAGGGTCCGGAGCCCCTGGGAAGCAGCCCTTCACACGCACACGCTCCAGCGGGACTAAATACTCCAGCACAACCAGTGAGTATTATTGAAGTTACCATTGAGTAACTTCTCAATCTGCATAGCCATGCTATTTGCTTGCACAAAGCAACGCAGAGAAcgcgtatatatatttttttgaattgtAATTCATGATTTAAAAGTcatagcacctttttttgtaagagtgtatctagaacctaaaaggattcttcagctgtccccataggagaaacctttgaagaacccatttgggttttacctggaaccccaAATAATTATACTTTAAACCAAAAAGGGTTACCTTATGGGgatagccaaagaacccttttttctagaaGTGTATACAgtatgatcaaatttaagactgaCTGGGGATTGTCATgatacaaattattatttttatgatACTGGGATGTTGTGTATGTGTTCTTAATTACTGTTTTAAGTAGAgttcgaccgattatgatttttttcaacgccgataccgattattggaggaccaaaaaaagccgataccgattaatcggacgattttacatttttttgacaatgacaattacaacaatactgaatgaacacttattttaacttaatataatacataattaaaatcaatttagcctcaaataaataatgaaacctgtttaaataatgcaaaaacaaagtgttggagaagaaagtaaaagtgcaatatgtgccatgtaaaaaagctaacgtttaagttccttgctcagaacatgagaacatatgaaagctggtggttccttttacatgagtcttcaatatttccaggtAAGAAATTGTAGTTGTTATAGGACTGTTTCtgttgtatttcatatacctttgactattggatgttcttataggcactttagtattgccagtgtaacagtatagcttccgtccctctcctcgcacctacctgggcttgaaccaggaacacatcgacaacagccaccctcgaagcagcgttacccatgcagagcaaggggaacaaccactccaagtctcagagcgagtgacgtttgaaacgctagccatagctagccatttcacatcggttacaccagcctaatctcgggagttgataggcttgaagtcataaacagctcaatgcttgaagcacagcgaagagctgcttgcaaaacgcacgaaagtgctgtttgaatgaatgcttatgagcctgctggtgcctaccaccgctcagtcagaatgctctatcaaatcatagacttaattataacataataacacacagaaatacgagccttaggtcattaatatggtcgaatccggaaactatcatctcgaaaacaagacgtttattctttcagtgaaatacgtaaccgttccgtattttatctaacgggtggcatccctaagtctaaatattcctgttacattgcacaaccttcaatgttatgtcataattacgtaaaaatctggcaaattaggcgcccaaactgttgcatatacactgactctgcgtgcaatgaacgcaagagaagtgacacaatttcacctggttaatattgcctgctaacctggatttcttttagctaaatatgcaggtttaaatatatatacttctgtgtattgattttaagaaatacattgatgtttatggttaggtacagtcatgcaacgattgtgcttttttcgcaaatgcgattttgttaaatcatcccccgtttggcgaagttggctgtctttgttaggaagaaatagtcttcacagttcgcaacgagtcatgttagcagacaatattaactaaatatgcaggtttaaaaaatctatacttgtgtattgattttaagaaaggcattgatgtttatggttaggtacacgttggagcaaagACAGTCCTTTTCCacgaatacgcaccgcatcgattatatgcaacgcaggacacgctagataagctagtaatatcatcaaccatgtgtagttaactagtSattatgattgattgattgttttttataagataagtttaatgctagctagcaacttaccttggcttcttactgcattcgcgtaacaggcagtctcctcgtggagtgcaatgtaatcaagtggttagagcgttggactagttaactgtaaggttgcaagattgaatccccgagctgacaaggtaaaaatctgtcattctgcccctgaacaaggcagttaacccaccgttcctaagccgtcattgaaaatacgaatgtgttcttaactgacttgcctagttaaataaagattaaataaaggtgtaacaaaacggtgtccaaaaataccgattatgaaaacttgaaatcggccttaattaatcggccattccgattaatcggtcgacctctagttttaaGGTTACCGCTTTTCAGGACAataactgcctgcctgccactggCTCAATACAGACTCTCTGCAACTGTCACTGCAACAGACACCTTTTCACATTACACTAATGAATTGTAATGTATGATTTGAAAgtcatacagtgctgtgaaaagggatttgccccctttctaattttctctactattacaTATTTTTCATGCTGAATGTTCTActaccaaaacctaatattagacaaagggaacctgagtgaacaaataacacaatgacatacttatttcatttatttcataaactaAGTTATGCAACACcgaatgcccctgtgtgaaaaagtaattgcccccttacactcaataactggttgtgcctcCTTTTATCTGCAATGACCGCGAACAAATGCTTCCTGTAATGTTTTTGGGTTTGCAgcgtttggttttcgccaggcataatgggacccatgttgccccaaaagttatactttttttttttttacccccttttctccccaatttcgtggtatccaattgctagtaattactatcttatctcatcgctacaactcccgtacgggctcgggagagacgaaggtcgaaagccatgtgtcctccgaaacacaacccaaccaagccgcactgcgttcttaacacagcgcgcctccaacccggaagccagctgcaccaatgtgtcggaggaaacaccgtgcacccggctcccttggttagcgcgcactgcgcccgcccCGCCACAGGgttgctggtgcgcgatgagacaaggatatccctaccggccaaaccctccctaacccggacgacgctaggccaattgtgcgtcgccccacggacctcccggtcgcggccggctgcgacagagcctgggcgcgaacccagagtctctggtggcgcagctagcgctgcgatgcagtgccctagaccactgcgccacccgggaggcaaaaagtttacttttgactcatctgtccatagaacattcttcaaagttttgatgatcatccaggtgcttttttgGCAAACTTATTCCCAAACCCTGCATTCCACATTTAAGAACCTCATACcatggtcagcatggtggtggtagtgtgagggTTGGGAatactttgctgcctcaggacctggacgacttgccttaatagaggACCCATGAATTATGTTCTGTACCAGAGAATTCTACTGGAGAATGAcaggccatctgtctgtgagctgaagctgaagcgcagcaaaacacacaatcaagactacattaaaatggctaaaaagcaacacattttaagttttggaatggcctagtcaaagtccaaacctaatcccaattgagatgttgtggcaggacttgaaacgagcagttcatgcttgaaaccccacaaatgtcgctgagttaaagcagttctacaTGCAAGAGTGGACCAAAAATTCCTCGACggtgatgtgagagactgatcaactacTACAGGAGGCATTTGGTTgtagtcattgcagctaaaggtggtacaaccagttattgggtgttgcataactttgttaattacatttacatttacatttaagtcatttagcagacgctcttatccagagcgacttacaaattggtgcattcaccttatgacatccagtggaacagccactttacaatagtgcatctaaatcttttaaggggggggtgagaaggattactttatcctatcctaggtattccttaagagggtggggtttcaggtgtctccggaaggtggtgattgactccgctgtcctggcgtcgtgagggagtttgttccaccattgggggccagagcagcgaacagttttgactgggctgagcgggaactgtacttcctcagtggtagggaggcgagcaggccagaggtggatgaacgcagtgcccttgtttgggtgtagggcctgatcagagcctggaggtactgaggtgccgttcccctcacagctccgtaggcaagcaccatggtcttgtagcggtgcgagcttcaactggaagccagtggagagagcggaggagcggggtgacgtgagagacttgggaaggttgaacaccagacggctgcggcgttctggatgagttgtaggggttaatggcacaggcagggagcccagccaacagcgagttgcagtaatccagacgggagatgacaagtgcctggattaggacctgcgccgcttcctgtgtgaggcagggtcgtactctgcggatgttgtagagcatgaacctacaggaacgggccaccgccttgatgttagttgagaacgacagggtgttgtccaggatcacgccaaggttcttagcgctctgggaggaggacacaatggagttgtcaaccgtgatggcgagatcatggaagggcagtccttcccgggaggaagagcagctccgtcttgccgaggttcagcttgaggtggtgatccgtcatccacactgatatgtctgccagacatgcagagatgcgattcgccacctggtcatcagaaggggaaaggagaagagattaGTTGTtgttcgtctgcatagcaatgataggaggaccatgtgaggttatgacagagccaagtgacttggtgtatagcgagaataggagagggcctagaacagagccctgggggacaccagtggtgagagcacgtggtgaggagacagattctcgccacgccacctggtaggagcgacctgtcaggtaggacgcaatccaagcgtgggccgcgccggagatgcccaactcggagagggtggagaggaggatctgatggttcacagtatcgaaggcagccgataggtctagaaggatgagagcagaggagagagagttagctttagcagtgcggagcgcctccgtgatacagagaagagcagtctcagttgaatgactagtcttgaaacctgactgatttggatcaagaaggtcattctgagagagatagcgggagagctggcaaggacggcacgttcaagagttttgggagaaaagaaagaagggatactggtctgtgttgttgacatcggagggatcgagtgtaggttttttcagaaggggtgcaactctcgctctcttgaagacggaagggacgtagccagcggtcagggatgagttgatgagcgaggtgaggtaagggagaaggtctccggaaatggtctggagaagagagagaggggatagggtcaagcgggcaggttgttggcggccggcgtcacaagacccgagatttcatctggagaggaggggagaaagaggtcagcacagggtagggcagtgtgagcagaaccgcggtgtcgtttgacttagcaagcgaggatcggatgtcgtcgaccttcttttcaaaatggttgacgaagtcatctgcagagagggaggagggggggggggggaggaggattcaggagggaggagaaggtggcaaagagcttcctagggttagaggcagatgcttggaatttagagtggtagaaagtggctttagcagcagagacagaagaggaaaatgtagagaggagggagtgaaaggatgccaggtccgcagggaggcgagttttcctccatttccgctcggctgcccggag
Above is a genomic segment from Salvelinus sp. IW2-2015 linkage group LG28, ASM291031v2, whole genome shotgun sequence containing:
- the LOC111954560 gene encoding centrosomal protein of 170 kDa protein B isoform X2 yields the protein MSVTSWFLVSSSATRHRLPREMIFVGREDCELMLQSRSVDKQHAVINYNPATDEHLVKDLGSLNGTFVNDLRIPDQIYITLKLSDVIRFGYDSHVYVLEKSQHKVPEEALKHEKYTSQLQMGLRASEGKRAEHLDDKSKLEKTDRKSLSQETPTSRPTPLYGQPSWWGEEDAASKRQHSEGHRSEEGHPEIPKEGSALDSEVNGSLLEYRDAQGKSSFSYHREPSYFEIPTKEFQLHPKSPGAELHEIPTKDTDTPHAPPTPTSPTPPVVQSHASFTIEFDDCTPGKIKIKDHVTKFSSRQRKQQQVSGKTLATTPTEVMSAECKVADWLVHSDVRMMRRRPTCEDVYSVKSDQAVNIKSLKGHHHDDGTQSDSEDPVLGKGKRRKSHHRIQSQHSIQSELSQSELLEPSQQTVRSYQLVQSQQTVQSHHSIQSDQSVPSQQTVLSVQPHQTVQSDPSQMLLQPHFSPPKLTPVSPVVPERSLSESPPEVGSPTMGRSKPDPQEPLSQQAFIIEFFDNPRKKRSQSFTANPAHADSYSTLKAKLERRKGGERPNSMHGHMPPTQQVTVPLKGHGGPLRSSSLKREKTEEPLSGGSASSSSGSGPSSRTSSGITIKPFGSVGKKSKLAQEFAAEFLMKDAAHRALSPTRDKTSPPMSAPPVMMMSPSRTRIPSPLDPPSSVSYPSTPLQTTAPRSYSPTPAPHSPALALSQPPSRSPVQTASPVRSAVPSTTPLMPLGLGVVRNEEEDSLSDAGTYTIETESQDKEVEEARNMIDQVFGVLDSPEYSGAGVYRPIINDGKDEPAMLRPSDASTVDQMKAVSMHGFNPAALSGAPSGPFQVPSSNTAAQEEGPKWVSRWASLADSCAEPSCSPPQGEFAEGDLRLMSRLMPSHSMDNSESEASQSCRIRRLLPQVPPGDRDKPESPTPSILIRHEPPYPGPETPLERSSGTPRHQDSTQRLCVQDDVDPDSLSDASRSDDGSVLERTRKSQERTSGATSPGDTGPHYRGQDKLSPSQPTKSTSFYIGSEECSLVKPDLARSPFLSQGPERGRDIPAKTSPTTVFIRHLSSHEPRRLGIKPNNSAPNLHSQQDKESKDPSKDSLGTSSFVRQESFTKEQPSDDIQIKRLPHISSHPTLRDMEQRRETAKDPQPFLRDAADASLSSLEVKLPSSGSGHSSKRGGSSSHMDDSLSGESDVDTASTVSLVSNKNTPVTTGPKKRTAARSSSSPSVQEKGHRQPTARERLSEKRRSHAAAGDNSSSKAEQAKRFQMRRSTGNCGSLDLSEDQQSSGQHWPDTASDHETSSRPASRNKKLIAPLQKEDNGKTPKSAAQQALIRSNSLSAPRPTRASMLRRARLEETSDNDGTETDRGSQNSDHIGAPSKVSADGKKLLSRLDILAMPRKRAGSFTTPSDNESSITTPSTRPGFSNRSAESTGPVRKTSVGEAGAKQGVTRGSGAPGKQPFTRTRSSGTKYSSTTSSRQRQKGSDYTSTSEEEYEASSGTPKHKRSSHMSAATQTPRAQKEKAAAEVARSKSGSLELEEDEVQNEDDHYQNWTTHSAEIAKLSQDLAKDLAILAREIHDVAGDGDSQSSSGMGTNPSPSSAPNTPGPASTIPISSREERPCTSLRGVLPSQLVQHIPEASLNYQKVLLSPGSTAVMDLDPNMNDQEPSSKPRWNREEVILDNLMLNPVSQLSQAIRENTEQLAEKMKVLFHNKTEAWEEIEAKINAENEVPILKTSNKEISSILNELRRVQKQLEMINSIVEPGGAGSGNPKVAAVATAASGGQATRSPSRQKKSPSKPTGLGDRQRGAGPSTSPTTSKPNANESTKRTTRGPKGANFMA